The Lycium ferocissimum isolate CSIRO_LF1 chromosome 8, AGI_CSIRO_Lferr_CH_V1, whole genome shotgun sequence DNA segment TAACACTAAAGACACTGcgttttttggtgtaaagaactGCATTTTAGTAGTTTAATagctgctctttttttttttttttttttttttttttttggtaaaatacTGCATTTTATCAACTAAGAAACTTTTTACAAATCTGCATTTTAACACTAAAGACACTGCTgcttttttggtgtaaagaattGCATTTTAGTAGTTTAATAGCTGCTGTTTTTTTATGGTAAAATACTCTAATTTTCTTACttgtatttttttgtaaatatgACTCGAGGCAGAGGTCAAGGTAGCACAGGCGTGTGGGCAAGTCCTCGGGTAGGGGTAATTCTGCTATTCGTGCAAACATTCCCACAATTCTCATTCCAACCACAATTAGTCCTCAACAAGGTGGTACGAGTTCCATTGGTGGGCCACCTGTTCAACCGGCAGGTCACAATAATACCCCAACCATCCCTGAATCATCTCCTATTTTACCTACTCAAAGCAGCCCAATAGGTGAGGGTACATCTTCCCGGAGCAACACTATTGGCGAAGCCGAATCTAGTAATAATCGTAGGCAGCGGACACTTAATCTTGTTACTTTGACACCTGAAGGGTAGTCCATGCTtgtacctttttatttttatatattacttTTTTAATGATAGGCTTTCAAATAATATCTCTAACTTTATACAGGTTGGAACCTTCTAAAGAATGCTCTAATGCCATATCCGAGACATTCAAAAATCAAGTTGATGCCGATGGAATTTATTGGAAAGGTGTCTCAGAAGAAACAAAAGATTTTTATTTTGGAGAATTCAAGGTATAATTTTCCATATAATTGAGTTTATAAAGTGaattaacttttataaacaGGATATTAATGTTATTACTTTACAAACTTATTTCAGAAGGTATACTATTGGGGCTCTTCCATTCATGAAACTACAATCAAGAAACAATGGAAAAGTAAGGCgacaatgttacacctcgaattttttttgttagtgTACAGTGAAAAGACTAACGAAGTgtacgacgtatacgatgtttcaacaAGTAAGAAATGGtcttaattaagatttccaaagacattcgagttaaggaaagaaagttgttaaggaaagcgagttataagttgtgtgtcgggcaagaatttcgagtattgaaATAATGAGAGTTTAGAGAcatcttggagaagagttataacgacccttagattgttaatgaagtgctaaaaaagtgttaagaaggttccataagtatcggagatcaaacgaagtgatgAAAATAAGATTCAGTGaactgatgggttatacggtcgattatacggtccgtataatagaacgcagaaccatcacagtggaggtccctcactggtgggattatacgatcagttatatggaccgtataaaataacggcccgtataatggtcacagagaagagGATCTGAAGggtccatttcacggtcacttatacggaccgtataaattataagGACCATATAAGTGTCAGTATAATTGCCCGACAGAATTAgattttgagttattaaaaggagacccacgttcattttaattcattccatttttATTCCACACCAgccaagaactctctagaatatttcccACCCTttatccacaagaaaacaaaggaaatcaaagatcaatatcaaggattcaagtgaatcaagtgtatgaaattcatTAAAGTCCATCTAAGTTAAGAAATCCCAaaagaagtgaactagggttttggtgtaaggaGAGTATTCTTTACTCAAGGCGTgtttctacactatctaaggtgagtttcgcatgatcttttcatattatttgaagtattgaaaagctgaaacacttggattgtagaagaatatagaaaatgggtcataaatgtgggaatagtgctattgttgagtagtagttgggaatgaatcatgaatatggacaTGGAATGAGCGTTATACGTgaaagaacgtaatagtgaattatgaccatgattatggagaatttgaagtgaaattgtgaaatgaggataatgcaattgaatgatgattgttgtttatgatattgtggtggttgttatgaatgtttgggagttgatatggaatatggaggaagtagtataaacaaaggaaatgctgcccaactttctctagctttaataaGTAcgtttttataattatttagctaatgtcaatacaaatcctcttgaaggtagaatgtgtgcattaaaggaaacgagcaagcgatagaataattaaacgacaaaggtatgtgttTCGTCCTtcttttcaaggcatgattcctatgtttgatTTTATACATGATATCCATGAAAtcttttactcctagaaatgccgAAGTCTATAGTTTAAAAGAAGAAGTCTTACGATAactccaatcctagagattttCAAGCCTAAGATTTTAGATGATTTAATACGTGATCGAGCGTGCTATATAgtatatggcctcagcttatgtctgagtgtgtcttatataacatatggcctcggTTTATGTCATGGACTATCTCAAGAAGTGAGACCTAACGGTGATGGTGATGCCATAATGTACTcggaggtttacgaccttatgtcactccgataaaagCGTGGCACTTTTTGGGCTGCAAGTAaatgatgttatatatatgtatatataatatgcatatgtatataagggACATGGGGGAAGGTGTGTATTTATACGCTAGCACACCGATCGACCGGGtatcttatgatatcatcctgacgggatgccggacgcgggccATAGggtaatggatcgggccgtcgTTCCTGACTTGACatattgatatatgatgatatatggatcgagtgTGACGTTCGTTGAagaatacatgatatgatgatattttacGAGTATGCATGATGACTCGCCTTGTTCGAACAGCGATCCATACCGTTGTCTTTATCTTTATTCTATCTTGTTCCCTTGTTATTTtatgatgcatgccttacatactcggtagtATTCATCTCGTACGTACGTCCTTTTTCTTAacttggacgttgtgttcatgcccacggatAGACGGGGAGACGACCCACTTCTACAGAGTCGGATCGGCTTGCACGGGAGCACTTCCATCGGCGTAATCGAGGTGCccgatatattcttttgtgtacatacttgggcatggcggggtcctgtcccgtcttcatgacttcagtacttcagttagaggctcgtaaatactcatatgtgggtagtagatgttatgtgaccctCGATGTACATTTTGCctattattcttttctttgccgtgagggcttatgcaTACATCTACAtgtgtacatgttttatggagttTACATGTGTacaggttaagacgatagtagtATAatgtgtggtgctcggtagtcactTCCGGTGCCGTCGTACGGCCCACTAAAGGAGGTCGTGACAAGCAAAGCTGGTATAGggatttcatttccaaaataaaaagaaggaattaagcCTGACATGTGCACCATAATGTGTGGGAAAGTTGGATGCGACTTTGGGGCGGATCTAAGTGCATTGAAAAGTCGAAACAAATGCAAAAATCGTTGTGTGGAGGGGAGAAGTCGCGAAATGGGACTCGAACGGGTGGCTATCTCATTTGGGGAGCATCGCAAGAAATTGggtaagtatatattttatgcaCTCTTAATCGCCtcaaatgaaattttaaattttgagttCTTGTAGATCATATATTTATTTCTAAAtgtttcttcaaaaatttcaattgTCCATTTATGCGAGTTGATCATTAGAGTTCTGATGTATTTTTATGCTTGATAATCTCAAGGAGGAGAACCTACGTGGAATACCAGGATATGGGCACCTGAATGAACCACTCCATATTTTAATCGAGGTGGAACTACCAGCCAATATCGTGGATATTAGATTGAGATGGGCACGAGAAATAATAGAGGAATTGAGTACTGCTGATTTAATCAGAGCTTGATTTTGGTTAaacaatataattaagtaaatgtTGTGGTTGTGTTTGAAATAGTTTTTGCTATAAATAAACGGTGTGATGGTGTTTTGAATAGTTTTCTTAACTAGGCATTATTATTTTTGTCCTTTATATTAGTTAGTTTTCTAAGGTGTAGTCCTTGACAAGGCGTGTTCTTATNNNNNNNNNNNNNNNNNNNNNNNNNNNNNNNNNNNNNNNNNNNNNNNNNNNNNNNNNNNNNNNNNNNNNNNNNNNNNNNNNNNNNNNNNNNNNNNNNNNNAACTCATtcttcttgttttaatacaagtaagCTAgcattattatggagtgtgacattctcccctcctttagaacattcgtcctcgcatgtcaaatgaggactaaaactcgtcaattaaataaccgaatcacccgttatcgcacaTGTGACAAAGAAGATTCGACCAATGGCAGCagtaagttttataatattatgcCTGTTAAGCAACGActcaaacgggtcgttacacttttGAAAGGTAAATGTGAAACTTTATGTCCAAATTGTGACAAGTATGCTATATATAACTTTCTAATATAATGGTCCATCCATTTATGTATTTAGGTACCTTGGAACTCTTAAAAGAATGATTGGGAATAAAGCTAGTGTTGAAGGCTCCATTTGTGAAGCATACTTAATGACGGAGTCAACCCAATTGTTTTCTCATTATTTTGAACCTCATGTGATGACACGTAATTATAATTTGGACCGTAATGATGATGGTGGTGTTGTGGAAGATCTTGAAGGAAACTTATCAATATTCACCCATCTAGGTCAACTATGGGGAGAAGCAAATAAGAGGAATTTATCCCTCGAAGAAATCAAGGCTGCCCAAACTTACATATTACTAAATTGTAAAGAGGTTGAGCCATTTGTGAGGTAGCATTTGAAAGTTGAACTCTCTTAATATTAtaaacatatccatatatatcaTGACTTTCTATAACTTATTTTGTTTCAATGAAGTATGTACGTGCACCGTTTGCAAGTAGAATTCCCGAATCTATCTCGGTCAAATGAGAGCCTTGAAGCATATTTCTCTATATGGTTCAAGGAATATGTAAGTGTACaacaataattatttttatacaaTATTGTACTTAAATTGGCGTGTGAAAATTTAACTAAGTcttacaaatttttttaaataggtCCGATGCAACCATATTGAAAATGAGGTCTTGCGTAGTCTTGCTCATGGACCATTAATAGGCGCTACAAGTCATTCAGTGTATTTTGTTAATGGATACAAATTTCACACGGAATGTCATGTTAGCACAAGATCAACAATGAACAGTGGAGTTTGTATCTCGGATCCAAATTTTGGTGATTATTATGGAAGGATAAAAGAGATTATACAAGTGGAATACCGTGAAGATCCTTTAAAGCAAACCGTGTTATTCAAATGTGAATGGTTTGACCCAACTATGGATGTTGGTGTTAAAAATCATAATCAGTACAAGTTGGTTGATGTTAACCATCGTCGTCGATATAAAAAATATGAACCTTTTATTCTTGCGATGCAAGCAACTCAAATGTGTTATGTCCCTTATCCTAGCAAGAAAAAGGACAAGGATGATTGGGCAGCTGTACTGAAGGTCAAACCTCGAAACGTTGTTGAATTCCCCGATGAGGAAGTGGCGACAACTCCAGAACTGAATGTTCCATTCCAAGTTGAAGAAGTCGAAGTCCACGAGATAGATATGAATGTTTCTATTGATGAAAATATAATCTTACATGATCCAAATGGGAATGCAATTGAAATGGATGAACCCATTGATGATGGATTATTTCTAGAACATCATGAAATCCATGACGAATCTACAGAAGAAGAGTATGAAATtgaagaagagtatgaaactGAGGAAACCGAGGAGGATGAGGAAGAGTTCGAAGAAGAAATAGATAGTGACTAGTGCTTAGTAGAAATGTGCTATTGTATCTTCATTGTATTTATAGTTCAACCTATTTTACCACTTTCATTGTAAGCTGCATTTTGATTGTTAAGAAGTGCATTTTAGCAGTTGAATAGATGCTGCTTTATAAGGTCAAATACTGTATTTTAGCACTACAAGACCGAATCTCgtattttttctttgtttgaaaaaattatattttagttCAACCTTTAGTAGccgttgttttttatggtaaaATACGCAATTAAGAATCGAAAAGCGGTAACAAATCTGCATCTTAACACTAAAGACACTGGTGTAAAAACTGCATTTTAGCAGTTTAATATATGATGTGGTAAAGACCTGCATTTGGTCCTTGttgttttttcaattttcctACTGTTTTGCTACTGGTTTACAACGTTTTTGCTATTTTTCTACTATTTTCCATTACTAGCAGCCTGCTTGCCTAATTTGGTTATCCCCTTAATGATTGTTACTCTAATTTGCTTacctaatatttttttgtagATATGACTCGAGGCAGAGGTCGAGGTAGCACAGGTCATGTGGGGAAGTCCTAGGGTAAGGGTCACTCTGCTATTCGCGCAAACATGCCGACCATTCCCATTCCAACCACAATTAGTCCTCAACAAGGTGGCACCAGTTCCATAGGTGGGCCACCTGTTCAACCGGTAGGTCACAATAGTACCCCAACCATCCCTGAATCATCTCCTAGTACACCACTCAAAGCAACCTCAATAGGTGAGGGTACATCTACCCGTTGTCAACACTATTGGCGAAGGTGAGTTAAATCTCGCATTTTAGCAAGAAGACACCGTTTTTTTTTCCCGTAAAAATCTGCATTGTGGCAAAATTAATATGCGAGGCAAGCTTTTTTATGGTAAAAATGCTATTTTAGCAATTGGAAAACTTCTTACAAATCCGCATTTTAACAGttgtttttttttggtgtaaacgaTTGCATTTTAGCATTTTAATAGCTTTTTGATAAAAATCCTATTTTAGCATTTTAGCATTTTAAAAATTGCAATTTAAGCTTTTTTTGGTAAATGATAAAATAACCCATTTTAGCAACTAAGAAATAGCTAACAAATTTGCATTTTAACACTAAAGACAATCCggtttttggtgtaaagaattGTTTTTAGTAGTTTAATAGTCGCTATTTTTTTATGGCAAAATATCGCATTTTATCAACTAAGACACTGCCATGCTAATAGATTTGCATTTTAACACTAAACACACCGCTaacttttggtgtaaagaacTGCATTTTAGTAGTTTAATAGCTGCTGTTTTTTTATGGTAAAATACTGCATTTTATCAACTAAGAAACTGCTAATAGATCTGCATTTTAACACTAAAGACACTGCTGCTATTTTGGTGTAAAGAACTGCATTTTAGTAGTTAATAGTTGTTGTTCTTTTATGGTAAAATACTGCATTTTATCAACTAAGAAACTGCTAACATATCTGCATTTTGTGGTGTAACGAACTGCATTTTAGTAGTTTAATAGctgctctttttttcttttttttttggtaaaatacTGCATTTTATCAACTAAGAAACTTTTTACAAATCTGCATTTTAACACTAAAGACACTGCTtcttttttggtgtaaagaattGCACTTTAGTAGTTTAATAGTTGCTGTTTTTTTATGGTAAAATACTCTAATTTtcttacttatatttttttgtaaatatgACTCGAGGCAGAGGTCAAGGTAGCACAGGTCGTGTGGGCAAGTCCTCGGGTAGGGGTAATTAAATCGCTATTCGTGCAAACATTCCCACAATTCTCATTCCAACCACAATTAGTCCTCAACAAGGTGGTACGAGTTCCATTGGTGGACCGTTCAACCGGCAGGTCACAATAATACCCCAACCATCCCTGAATTATCTCCTATTTTACCTACTCAAAGCAGCCCAATAGGTGAGGGTACATCTTCCCTGAGCAACACTATTGGCCAAGGCGAATCTAGTAATAATCGTAGGCAGCGGACACTTAATCTTGTTACTTTGACACCTGAAGGGTAGTCCATGCTtgtacctttttatttttatatattactaTTTAAATGATAGGCTTTCAAATAATATCTCTAACTTTATACAGGTTGGAACCTTCTAAAGAATGCTCTAATGCCATATCCGAGACTTTCAAAAATCAAGTTGATGCCGATGGAATCAATTGGAAAGGTGTCTCAGAAGAAACAAAAGATTTTTATTTTGGAGAATTCAAGGTATAATTTTCCATATAACTGAGTTTATAAAGTGaattaacttttataaacaGGATATTAATGTTATTACTTTACAAACTTATTTCAGAAGGTATACTATTGGGACTCTTCCATTCATGAAACTGCAATCAAGAAACAATGGAAAAGTAAGGCAGCAAAAAGGTATAGggatttcatttccaaaataaaaaagaaaggaattaagCCAGATTATGTGCCTGATAATGTGTGGGAAAGTTGGATGCGACTTTGGGCGGATCCTAAGTGCGTTGAAAAGTCAGAAATAAATGCAAAAAATCATTGTGGCGGGGGAGAAGTCGCAGCTGGGACTCACACGGGTGGCTCTATCTCCATTGGGGAGCATCGCAAGAAATTGGTAAGTATATATTTCATGCACTCTTAATCTGTCTAAATCAGCTTGTTCCTTTGAGTTCTTGTAGATCATATATTTATTTCTAAatgtttctttcaaaatttcaattgtCCATTTATGCGAGTTGATCATTAGAGTTCTGATGTATTTTTATGCTTGATAATCTCAAGGAGGAGAACCTACGTGGAATACCAGGATATGGGCACCGAATGAACCACTCCATATTTTAATCGAGGTGGAACTACCAGCCAATATCGTGGATATTAGATTGAGATGGGCACGAGAAATAATAGAGAAATTGAGTACTGCTGATTTAATCAGAGCTTGATTTTGGTTAAACAGTATAATGTTGGTACTTGTTAAGTAAATGTTGTGGTTGTGTTTGAAATAGTTTTTGCTATAAATAAACAGTGTGATGGTGTTTTGAATAGTTTTCTTAACTAGGCATTATTTTCGTCCTTTTATATTAGTTAGTTTTCTAAGGTGTAGTCCTTGACAAGGCTTGTTCTTATCTGACATATAAATTTGAGTTTGAAAGTCATTTTTAACCCTGTTGCTTCCTGATCTAGTTACACAATATGTGTTTAGGCTCATTGatttatttatgcattgaaGGACACGAGATAACAGAGACTAGTTCTAGCATTTTCAAGGAGACTAGATAATAGATGCAAGTTGTTAGCTATGTATGAAATCAACAGAGACTTGTATTTTATCTATGTTattttcaatctcatttttacACAAAATTTACAAAAACTTCTTTTACCAATCTTCTGAAAAGAGTAACTTCTGTGTAGGCTGTTGAAAAGGGTCGAGATCCAACCCCAAGTGAGATGCATTTGCACGTCCATACACATGGTCATGATGGAGAATCTTTTGTTGATGAGCATGCCCGAGCTGTCCATGTAAGTCTAAGATTTTATGGtctttttactttatatttggcACTCATGTCCCTTTTTATTTACTAATATTAACACTTTATAACATTCAACTTGAAAAGGGACATAAGTTAATATTGATATTTTCCTACAGTTTTGCTGGAAGTAGGTTAATGAAAGTGTCCAGTTTTCTTTTCCTTAAGTACCAATATTGATACTTTATAACATTCAAAGAAGGGGTTTGTAacatttctttgtttttcttctctATGATGCAAAATTCAACTGATGACTAATTAAGTTTGAGAATTGAAGGGGAATTCTCTGGGAATTAGGGAGATCCAAGATAAGAGGAAACATAACATAGAGAACATATTTAGTCCCTCTTCTTGtctcttcttttctatttttcttggTTTTAATCAATATTGTCTCTGCAATCTATTTTTTTGTGGATTAAATCTGCATTATTTGATTGTTACTGAAATTGTTCAAGCTTTTATGTTGTATGACTAAAAAGGTAGAATTTCATTACCTCATTATGCCTATTCACTGATTGTTACTGAGCTGTTTAAGGATGGTAGTATGCTGAAGAATCACAACAGTTTCTTAGACACATGTAAATGTAGTTAACCACATTATACTTGAAATTTTCCAGTAGAAATAAGACATGACCTTCTGAGTTACTCTATAGCAGTTCAAACATGAAAGGGAAACAACCATAGAAGTTTCATAAACATAAAGGCCCATGTAATCTACCTGAATTTATCAGACCAATGAGACTGTGAATCACCTATTTTTGCATTATCGACCAAAATGTCTCCGGCACTTCTTTTTCTCATTGTTTGGTCTTAGTTGGGTTATGCCTTATTCTATTAAAGATGCTTTTGAAAGCTATATATTATGGAGAATTGACAAATCCATTAAAAGGATCTGGAGAATGATCCCAGCAGCCACCTTCTGGtgtatttggaaagaaagaaacaatagATGCTTTGATGAAAAATCAACCCCCACCAGTTCTTTGAAAGGAATCTGCTTAGTTAGTTTGTTTAGTTGGCATTTCCACACTCCTGTAAACAGTGTTGATAACTTTTTGGATTTTGTTGGCTCGTTGACTCTTATTTAGTAGAGTTTCTAAGGTAGCATAGGTTTAGACTATTTGCACAGGTTTTTGCTCACCAATCTAGCTTCATGTAGCTCTATGTTTGAAGCTTAGGTTTCTCTCTGTAACTTTGCATCTACTTGATGCCTTTTCTAATGAAATTTGTTtactttaccaaaaaaaaaaaaaaaactgcctGAATTTACTAGCTTGTAATTGAGCAAAGACTGAAatgtttcaaatttaattaggaTAAGTTTTCCTTGAGTTTGCTTTGTTGTTTTAGGAATGGTATTACTAAATATGACTTTTTTGTTGGTTCCCGTCAATTGACAATCCAGTCTTTCAATCTTTCATTTTCTAATACTGATTTCAAGAAGTTATGAACCTTTCATTTCCTAACACTTAGTTCAAGACTTGGTGATAGCTTAATTCATGACTTGCTATGTTGTGGAAAATTAGATAATTCATACAAAGCAAGGAATATCAGGATGAAAAAAATGTGTCCTATATCTTCAGATGAATTCATTACCAAAAACTAAGATATTCTTTTAGTTATGCTTGTCTAATGGACACTCCATGATTAACTGTTATTTAATCTGAACATTAGTCCTGCTTCTTGtcacttgttttcttttttcttggtttTAATCAATACTCTCTCTGCAATCTATTTCTTTTGTGGATTAAATCTGCATTATTTGATATGTTACTGAAGTTGTTCAAGATTTTGTGTTATTTGACTAAAAAGGTAGAATTTTGTTAGCTCAATATGCCTATCAGAGATCAGACCTTACTGAGTTGTTTAAGGATGGTAGTATGGTGAAGCTTTTATGTTGTACTATTCTTTAactattttggtattttgaggGTTGTAGTTGCTGAATTTATGTACATAGGTTTTAAACTTTATCTCTTGTTTCAATCTTGAAAATTCCAAGTTTCAGAGATAGTCAAGATTACTTATAATGGCATAGCTTCTTGTTGTCCCATTTTATTTGGTAAAATTGAATGATTAGGGTTTTTGATTGTTTTAATTTCACTACTTATACAGGAAAGATATCTAGAAATATTACGGGAAAAATCACAGTCTCAGTCTGATATTGATCAATGTGAAGCATATTACCTAGCTGTGGgaggagaaaagaagagaagaatatATGGTCTTGGATCTGAAGCAAAAAGTTACTACGGCCCGAATCTTCGTGTCTCTTGTGGATCAGATGCTTCTTCATCAGTTCCACCTTCGGTTTCTCAATCAGCACCAAGAGAAAATTTGGAGGAGTTAGTGATGCGTTTGATTCCTATTCTTACTGATCACATGCTTCCGATATTTATTGAGCAGGCACGTGGAGTGATTTCTACACCATCGCATCAGCCAAATACTCCTAACGACAACTCATCGGCTGTGACATCTATAGTGCCTCCTCCTACTACTGCTAATGTTGACGAGGTTGATCCTTCACTTTCAGATGATGACCGTAGTCTTTCACCCATGCATTAGTTTTTTATATGGTCTGTTTTTTGTTGGAAAGAACAAAATTATGCATTAACAATGCTTGATGGATGTGGGTTCTTTTCAGTACGTAGTTGATAGATGCTTGGTGATGTCGATGTTTTGGATGTAATTATGCTATATGGATTTCATAATCTATTTTGAACCTTCTATAAATATTAATTCATACGGCCGGCTACTCTATCGCTAAGTTTGCTtacttatttcaatttttcgTCGCTAATAGGTTAGCGCGCTAAACAAGCATCGCACGTGACGACATTCCGTACGCTAATCCGTCGCAACACATGTTTAGCAACAAATATATGCTGATTAGCGACGGAATACGTCCGTCACTAAATgctatttttttagtagtgtcatCTTTCAGGTATGTGACTCACTGGATTCCTTGTCTCTGGTGATTGTTTGTTTTTGAATTCTAGGGTTTAAGTTGCCTATTGTTGTCTGCTTTTCTTGTGTTGTTTGTCTCGTGTTATTTTCTCCTGGTATGCTGGTATTTTTTGCTGGGGGTGGTGTGTTGAATTGTCTGTGGTTGTTGGGTGTTTGATTTTGAGCCAAGTTGGAGGGCATTACAACCCATAAGTCTCCGTCATGAGGTTGTTGTTCGCCACCAACGTTCGATGAAATGCCAAACTACCATTGGGTCACAATGGCTCGGAGGGCATGGGCGAGCCAGGTCGTTTTACCTACCGAATGTTTTTCCTAGTCTAACCCAAGCCGACAtggggtgaagtctgagtaacctcAAAATACGTGACGATTGGCACATCGGCCAAAGAGCGTATAGGATCCGTAGTCTAGCCTGCCCAAAACATTCGACGTTCAattcgacgacccgtcgattcAATCGACGGACCGTCCTATTCAATCGACGGACCGTCCTATTCAACGTCGAATGAGACTTGTCTAATATTCTTGCCAAAACTAGCATCAACGGTGGAATCGATGAACCGTCGAATTGATCGACGGGGCGTCTTTCCCACCGTCGTTTAGTTGCAATTTCTAATGGCAAATTGGTGATAAAATGagatcgacggcccgtcgaaTTGATCGACAGCCCGTCTTTCGCACCGTCATTTGCTTGATATTTCCAGTAGCTTACACGCGATCGATAGCGCGTCGAACAGTTTGACTGAAACTTTGACGCTTCGTCGATCTAGTCGACGATTCTTTGGCACATTGACGGCCACTGGCAACCTTAACAATAGTCACATGTTTTGTAATTTTAACCGGTTCTTTTATGTTTTCATGGCTATATTAACACTGAAGTATATTCTTTTCTCAGGAATGCCTCAAAAGCATAAAAGTCAAGCGGCTCGGTCCCAAACAAGGCCGAGTTCCTCGGTTAAAATGTAGCCTTACTCTTAGGGACGAATCCTCTAACTCAAAAATCAACCAACAGCCCCCAACGACTCGATCATGGCTCGTACCACCATGCCTCTGCAGAATCACCCACTTTGTCTCCTCTCGCCTACCTCGAGGACTTCATTCTCCGAATGGCCGACTTGACGCAATGGACACTCGCCGCCGCTTCCCGAGTGAAATTCGTACGAGGGAGCGCGAGTGGTCGCGCCGTAAAAGATAAAGATAGCTAGTCCGCTTTACCCTATCAAGGCGCGCAAGTAATTATATCGCAGGGTCGATACCG contains these protein-coding regions:
- the LOC132066403 gene encoding uncharacterized protein LOC132066403, which gives rise to MPTIPIPTTISPQQGGTSSIGGPPVQPVGHNSTPTIPESSPSTPLKATSIGEGTSTRCQHYWRRWYEFHWWTVQPAGHNNTPTIPELSPILPTQSSPIGEGTSSLSNTIGQGESSNNRRQRTLNLVTLTPEGLEPSKECSNAISETFKNQVDADGINWKGVSEETKDFYFGEFKKVYYWDSSIHETAIKKQWKSKAAKRYRDFISKIKKKGIKPDYVPDNVWESWMRLWADPKCVEKSEINAKNHCGGGEVAAGTHTGGSISIGEHRKKLAVEKGRDPTPSEMHLHVHTHGHDGESFVDEHARAVHERYLEILREKSQSQSDIDQCEAYYLAVGGEKKRRIYGLGSEAKSYYGPNLRVSCGSDASSSVPPSVSQSAPRENLEELVMRLIPILTDHMLPIFIEQARGVISTPSHQPNTPNDNSSAVTSIVPPPTTANVDEVDPSLSDDDRSLSPMH